One Malus domestica chromosome 11, GDT2T_hap1 genomic region harbors:
- the LOC103423123 gene encoding uncharacterized protein At5g01610-like — MSRTAIIAVIVLLSPFSTSPTLSTAANGGESRSVYDAIEDFNFPMGLLPKGVTGYDLDGNGIFRAYLNGSCSFSLEGSYQLKYKSTITGTISQNKLSSLTGVSVKVLFLWLNIVEVTRSGDNLDFSVGIASAAFPIDNFYECPQCGCGLDCVNGGQVRKIKMPLVSSF; from the coding sequence ATGTCACGCACAGCAATTATTGCCGTCATCGTCCTCCTATCACCGTTCTCCACGTCACCAACCCTCTCCACCGCTGCCAACGGTGGTGAATCGCGGTCTGTGTACGATGCAATCGAAGACTTTAACTTTCCGATGGGTCTGCTCCCCAAGGGCGTCACGGGATACGATCTCGACGGCAACGGAATATTCCGCGCGTATCTGAATGGCTCCTGTAGCTTCTCGCTGGAAGGGTCGTACCAGCTCAAGTACAAGTCCACTATTACCGGCACGATCTCCCAGAACAAGCTCTCCTCGCTGACCGGGGTGAGCGTCAAGGTCCTGTTCCTGTGGCTCAACATCGTCGAGGTCACCCGGAGCGGCGACAACCTTGACTTCTCGGTGGGGATCGCGTCGGCGGCGTTTCCGATCGACAATTTCTATGAGTGCCCGCAGTGCGGCTGCGGGTTGGATTGCGTCAATGGCGGACAAGTAAGGAAGATTAAAATGCCTCTTGTTTCTTCGTTTTGA
- the LOC103423125 gene encoding uncharacterized protein At5g01610-like codes for MAPSSVFPVVVLVVVLSSSFAYGDDGPSAYEVLQEYDFPIGLLPKGVTGYEFDRESGNFKAYFDGACSFSIENSYQLRYKSTITGVLSKDRLRDLKGVSVKVLFFWLNIVEVVRDGDELEFSVGIASADFTIDNFVESPQCGCGFDCKSRASSM; via the coding sequence ATGGCTCCGTCGTCGGTGTTTCCCGTCGTCGTTCTCGTGGTCGTTCTCTCATCGTCGTTCGCCTACGGCGACGACGGGCCATCAGCCTATGAGGTGCTTCAAGAATACGACTTCCCGATCGGCCTTCTTCCCAAAGGAGTGACAGGGTACGAATTCGACAGAGAGTCTGGCAATTTCAAGGCGTATTTTGATGGAGCTTGCAGCTTCTCCATTGAAAATTCTTACCAGCTCAGGTACAAATCCACCATAACTGGTGTTTTGTCCAAGGACAGGCTCAGAGATTTGAAGGGCGTCAGTGTTAAGGTACTCTTCTTTTGGCTCAACATTGTCGAGGTGGTTCGCGATGGAGACGAACTGGAATTCTCCGTGGGGATTGCTTCGGCGGACTTCACGATCGACAACTTTGTGGAGAGTCCGCAGTGCGGGTGTGGATTTGATTGTAAGAGTAGAGCTAGCTCTATGTAG
- the LOC103449174 gene encoding U1 small nuclear ribonucleoprotein A: MAENNSGGGGGGGGDGGGEVVANQTIYINNLNEKIKLDELKKSLLAVFSQFGKIVEVLAFKTLKHKGQAWLVFEDVSSATKALHQMQGFPFYDKPMRIQYAKTKSDVIAKADGTFVPRERRKRHEEKGKKRKEQHDASQAGMPIPGYGGTFGSAPPLSQIPYPGGVKLPEAPAPPNNILFVQNLPQETTPMMLQMLFCQYAGFKEVRMVEAKPGIAFVEYGDEMQSTVAMQELQSFKLTPQSSMLITYAKK, from the exons ATGGCAGAGAACAACAGCGGAGGCGGAGGCGGCGGCGGCGGTGATGGTGGCGGCGAAGTCGTGGCGAACCAGACGATCTACATCAACAACCTGAACGAGAAAATAAAGCTGGACGAACTGAAAAAGTCGCTTCTGGCTGTGTTCTCGCAGTTCGGGAAGATTGTGGAGGTCTTGGCTTTCAAGACGCTCAAGCACAAAGGTCAAGCCTGGCTCGTCTTCGAGGACGTCTCCTCCGCCACCAAAGCCCTTCACCAGATGCAGGGCTTCCCCTTTTACGACAAGCCTATG AGAATACAATATGCAAAGACAAAATCGGATGTGATAGCAAAGGCTGATGGTACCTTTGTTCCACGCGAAAGACGGAAGAGGCATGAGGAAAAGG GGAAAAAACGAAAAGAGCAACATGATGCAAGCCAAGCCGGAATGCCCATTCCGGGTTACGGTGGTACCTTTGGTTCAGCACCTCCG CTTTCCCAAATACCGTATCCCGGTGGTGTGAAGTTACCTGAGGCTCCTGCTCCACCAAACAACATACTTTTTGTGCAGAATCTTCCGCAGGAGACAACTCCCATGATGCTGCAAATGCTCTTCTGCCAGTATGCCGGTTTCAAGGAGGTTAGAATGGTGGAAGCGAAGCCAGGTATTGCTTTTGTGGAGTATGGAGATGAGATGCAATCAACGGTAGCAATGCAGGAACTCCAATCTTTTAAGTTGACACCGCAGAGTTCGATGTTGATTACCTATGCCAAAAAGTAG
- the LOC103449166 gene encoding exocyst complex component SEC15B-like isoform X1 yields the protein MHIFPSFSVVFPSNKKKSPNVHVTTPSLFLSLPFFLNPLRALFSLIATMLPTKSRRKVAPSAAENGDSAEKLDQLLLSSAICNGEDVGPFVRKAFTSGKPETLLQHLRHFSRSKESEIEEVCKAHYQDFILAVDDLRSLLSDVDSLKSSLSDSNAKLQSVGLPLLSSLDAFVEARNVSRNVNLALESVRNCIRLMELCSRSNHHLSSSNFYMALKCVDTIESEFLDKTPSSTLKRMLEKKIPEIRWHIERKVSKEFGDWLVEIRVVSRNLGQLAIGQASSARQREEDLRIKQRQAEEQSRLSLRDTVYALEEDDDDGLGGGGVGDDGFNGGGGFDLTPLYRAYHIHQTLGLEDRFKQYYFENRKLQLTSDFQVSSMTPFLESHQTFFAQIAGFFIVEDRIVRTGGGLISKLEVDNLWEAAVSKMCSVLEDQFSRMQTANHLLLIKDYVSLLGVTLRRYGYLVDPLLDVLSKHRDKYHELLLSDCRKQIAEALSADKFDQMLMKREYEYSMNVLSFQIQTSDIIPAFPYVAPFSSTVPDCCRIVRSFIEDSVSFMSYGGQLDFFDVVKKYLDRLLSEVLDGALLKLISTSIHGVSQAMQVAANMAVMERACDFFFRHAAQLSGVPLRMVERGRRQFPLCKARDAAEDTLSGLLKQKVDGFMTLIENVNWMADEPWPNGNEYVNEVIIYLETLVSTAQQILPPQVLKRVLQDVLSHISEKIIGALLGDTVKRFTVHAIMGIDVDIRLLESFADNQAPLLSDEEANQLKTALTESRQLVNLLLSNHPENFLNPVIRERSYNTLDYRKVVLISEKLRDPSERRFGTFGSRGSRQNPQKKSLDALIKRLKDVS from the coding sequence ATGCATATATTTCCCTCGTTCTCGGTGGTATTTCcgtcaaacaaaaaaaaatccccaaatgTCCATGTAACGaccccctctctctttctctctctcccatttTTCCTAAATCCTCTCCGCGCCCTGTTCTCTCTCATCGCCACGATGCTGCCCACGAAATCTCGGCGGAAAGTGGCTCCGTCCGCCGCGGAAAACGGCGACTCGGCTgaaaagctcgaccagctgctcCTCTCCTCCGCCATCTGCAACGGGGAGGATGTGGGCCCCTTCGTCCGCAAGGCTTTCACTTCCGGGAAGCCCGAGACGCTGCTCCAGCACCTCCGCCACTTCTCCCGATCCAAGGAGTCCGAAATCGAGGAGGTCTGCAAGGCCCACTACCAAGACTTCATCCTCGCCGTCGACGACCTTCGATCTCTCCTCTCCGATGTCGATTCCCTCAAGTCTTCCCTCTCCGATTCCAACGCCAAGCTCCAGTCCGTCGGCCTCCCTCTTCTCTCCTCCCTCGACGCCTTCGTCGAAGCCCGAAACGTATCCCGAAACGTCAACCTCGCGCTCGAATCGGTCCGGAATTGTATTCGTTTGATGGAGCTCTGCTCCCGATCCAATCACCATCTCTCCAGCAGCAACTTCTACATGGCGCTCAAGTGCGTCGACACAATCGAGTCCGAGTTCCTGGACAAAACGCCGTCGTCTACGCTCAAGCGGATGCTGGAGAAGAAGATTCCAGAGATTCGGTGGCACATCGAACGGAAGGTCAGTAAGGAGTTCGGCGATTGGCTGGTGGAGATCCGCGTGGTGAGTCGGAACCTCGGTCAATTGGCGATCGGTCAAGCTTCGTCGGCGAGGCAGCGGGAAGAGGATCTGAGAATCAAGCAGCGGCAAGCTGAGGAGCAGAGCCGCCTCAGCCTCAGAGACACTGTTTACGCTTTGGAAGAGGACGACGACGACGGACTCGGCGGCGGTGgggttggagatgatggttttAATGGCGGAGGTGGATTTGATTTGACTCCCTTGTACAGAGCCTATCATATACACCAGACTCTGGGGCTTGAAGACCGATTCAAGCAATATTACTTCGAGAATCGAAAGCTTCAGCTCACCTCTGACTTTCAGGTATCTTCCATGACTCCGTTTCTTGAATCGCATCAAACTTTCTTTGCGCAAATCGCCGGATTTTTCATCGTGGAGGATCGAATTGTGAGGACCGGCGGCGGTTTGATTTCGAAATTAGAGGTTGATAATTTGTGGGAAGCTGCTGTGAGTAAAATGTGTTCTGTTTTAGAGGATCAGTTTTCCAGGATGCAAACTGCTAACCATTTGCTGTTGATTAAGGACTATGTGAGCTTGTTAGGTGTGACGTTGCGTCGGTATGGATATTTGGTTGACCCGTTGCTTGATGTTCTAAGCAAACACAGGGATAAGTACCACGAGCTGTTGTTGTCGGATTGTCGTAAACAGATTGCTGAAGCTCTTTCGGCTGACAAATTCGATCAGATGTTGATGAAGAGAGAATATGAGTATTCCATGAATGTTCTTTCGTTTCAGATACAGACGTCTGATATCATACCGGCTTTTCCATATGTTGCACCATTTAGTTCGACAGTGCCAGATTGTTGCCGCATTGTTAGGTCCTTTATTGAGGATTCTGTGAGTTTCATGTCGTATGGCGGGCAGCTTGATTTCTTTGATGTTGTGAAGAAGTATTTGGATAGGTTGTTGAGTGAGGTTTTGGATGGGGCTCTTTTGAAGCTTATCAGTACATCTATTCATGGGGTCTCCCAGGCAATGCAAGTAGCCGCTAATATGGCTGTCATGGAGCGAGCTTGTGATTTCTTCTTCCGACATGCTGCTCAGCTTTCTGGAGTGCCCTTGAGAATGGTAGAGAGGGGGCGGAGGCAGTTTCCGCTATGCAAAGCCCGTGATGCAGCAGAAGACACGCTCTCTGGGCTGCTTAAACAAAAAGTGGATGGGTTCATGACGTTGATTGAGAATGTGAACTGGATGGCCGATGAGCCTTGGCCGAATGGGAATGAATATGTGAATGAGGTGATCATTTATTTGGAAACTCTGGTTTCCACTGCTCAGCAAATATTGCCTCCTCAGGTTCTCAAACGAGTTTTGCAAGATGTCCTTTCTCACATATCGGAGAAGATAATAGGGGCTTTACTTGGGGACACAGTTAAGAGGTTTACCGTACATGCAATTATGGGCATTGATGTGGATATTCGATTACTGGAATCTTTTGCAGATAATCAAGCTCCTCTACTCTCAGATGAGGAAGCAAATCAGTTGAAAACGGCACTTACTGAGTCGAGGCAATTAGTTAACTTACTCTTAAGCAATCATCCAGAGAATTTTCTTAATCCGGTAATCAGGGAGAGGAGTTACAATACCTTGGACTACAGAAAAGTAGTGCTTATTTCAGAAAAGTTGAGGGATCCTTCAGAGCGGCGATTTGGAACCTTTGGTAGCCGGGGAAGCAGGCAGAACCCCCAGAAGAAATCTCTAGATGCATTGATTAAGAGACTCAAGGATGTGAGTTGA
- the LOC103423124 gene encoding uncharacterized protein At5g01610-like has protein sequence MSPKATLLPGLILFFLISISIPSSFAADELTVYEALEEYDFPVGILPKGALSYKLDSSTGKFSVYLNSTCTFSIDSYKLKYKSTIKGVIKTDKISSLSGIQVKVLFLWLSITTVTRDDDELKFSVGIGSANFPVSNFYESPTCGCGFDCVNGKRKIKNLVSAL, from the coding sequence ATGTCTCCAAAGGCAACGCTGCTACCAGGCCTAATTCTCTTCTTTCTGATCTCCATCTCAATCCCGTCGTCCTTCGCCGCCGACGAGCTGACGGTTTACGAAGCCCTCGAGGAGTACGACTTCCCGGTCGGCATTCTCCCCAAAGGCGCACTGAGCTACAAGCTGGACAGCTCCACAGGTAAGTTCTCAGTCTACTTGAATAGCACTTGTACATTTTCCATCGACTCGTATAAGTTGAAGTACAAGTCCACCATAAAGGGTGTGATAAAGACCGACAAGATCTCAAGCTTGAGTGGCATCCAAGTTAAGGTGCTCTTTCTGTGGCTGAGCATTACCACCGTGACTCGTGACGACGATGAGCTAAAATTCTCGGTCGGCATCGGCTCCGCAAACTTTCCGGTCAGTAATTTCTATGAGAGTCCGACCTGTGGTTGCGGTTTCGATTGTGTCAACGGGAAAAGAAAGATTAAGAATTTGGTGTCCGCACTTTAA
- the LOC103449166 gene encoding exocyst complex component SEC15B-like isoform X2, translating into MHIFPSFSVVFPSNKKKSPNVHVTTPSLFLSLPFFLNPLRALFSLIATMLPTKSRRKVAPSAAENGDSAEKLDQLLLSSAICNGEDVGPFVRKAFTSGKPETLLQHLRHFSRSKESEIEEVCKAHYQDFILAVDDLRSLLSDVDSLKSSLSDSNAKLQSVGLPLLSSLDAFVEARNVSRNVNLALESVRNCIRLMELCSRSNHHLSSSNFYMALKCVDTIESEFLDKTPSSTLKRMLEKKIPEIRWHIERKVSKEFGDWLVEIRVVSRNLGQLAIGQASSARQREEDLRIKQRQAEEQSRLSLRDTVYALEEDDDDGLGGGGVGDDGFNGGGGFDLTPLYRAYHIHQTLGLEDRFKQYYFENRKLQLTSDFQVSSMTPFLESHQTFFAQIAGFFIVEDRIVRTGGGLISKLEVDNLWEAAVSKMCSVLEDQFSRMQTANHLLLIKDYVSLLGVTLRRYGYLVDPLLDVLSKHRDKYHELLLSDCRKQIAEALSADKFDQMLMKREYEYSMNVLSFQIQTSDIIPAFPYVAPFSSTVPDCCRIVRSFIEDSVSFMSYGGQLDFFDVVKKYLDRLLSEVLDGALLKLISTSIHGVSQAMQVAANMAVMERACDFFFRHAAQLSGVPLRMVERGRRQFPLCKARDAAEDTLSGLLKQKVDGFMTLIENVNWMADEPWPNGNEYVNEVIIYLETLVSTAQQILPPQVLKRVLQDVLSHISEKIIGALLGDTVKRFTVHAIMGIDVDIRLLESFADNQAPLLSDEEANQLKTALTESRQLVNLLLSNHPENFLNPVIRERSYNTLDYRKVVLISEKLRDPSERRFGTFGSRGSRQNPQKKSLDALIKRLKDMA; encoded by the exons ATGCATATATTTCCCTCGTTCTCGGTGGTATTTCcgtcaaacaaaaaaaaatccccaaatgTCCATGTAACGaccccctctctctttctctctctcccatttTTCCTAAATCCTCTCCGCGCCCTGTTCTCTCTCATCGCCACGATGCTGCCCACGAAATCTCGGCGGAAAGTGGCTCCGTCCGCCGCGGAAAACGGCGACTCGGCTgaaaagctcgaccagctgctcCTCTCCTCCGCCATCTGCAACGGGGAGGATGTGGGCCCCTTCGTCCGCAAGGCTTTCACTTCCGGGAAGCCCGAGACGCTGCTCCAGCACCTCCGCCACTTCTCCCGATCCAAGGAGTCCGAAATCGAGGAGGTCTGCAAGGCCCACTACCAAGACTTCATCCTCGCCGTCGACGACCTTCGATCTCTCCTCTCCGATGTCGATTCCCTCAAGTCTTCCCTCTCCGATTCCAACGCCAAGCTCCAGTCCGTCGGCCTCCCTCTTCTCTCCTCCCTCGACGCCTTCGTCGAAGCCCGAAACGTATCCCGAAACGTCAACCTCGCGCTCGAATCGGTCCGGAATTGTATTCGTTTGATGGAGCTCTGCTCCCGATCCAATCACCATCTCTCCAGCAGCAACTTCTACATGGCGCTCAAGTGCGTCGACACAATCGAGTCCGAGTTCCTGGACAAAACGCCGTCGTCTACGCTCAAGCGGATGCTGGAGAAGAAGATTCCAGAGATTCGGTGGCACATCGAACGGAAGGTCAGTAAGGAGTTCGGCGATTGGCTGGTGGAGATCCGCGTGGTGAGTCGGAACCTCGGTCAATTGGCGATCGGTCAAGCTTCGTCGGCGAGGCAGCGGGAAGAGGATCTGAGAATCAAGCAGCGGCAAGCTGAGGAGCAGAGCCGCCTCAGCCTCAGAGACACTGTTTACGCTTTGGAAGAGGACGACGACGACGGACTCGGCGGCGGTGgggttggagatgatggttttAATGGCGGAGGTGGATTTGATTTGACTCCCTTGTACAGAGCCTATCATATACACCAGACTCTGGGGCTTGAAGACCGATTCAAGCAATATTACTTCGAGAATCGAAAGCTTCAGCTCACCTCTGACTTTCAGGTATCTTCCATGACTCCGTTTCTTGAATCGCATCAAACTTTCTTTGCGCAAATCGCCGGATTTTTCATCGTGGAGGATCGAATTGTGAGGACCGGCGGCGGTTTGATTTCGAAATTAGAGGTTGATAATTTGTGGGAAGCTGCTGTGAGTAAAATGTGTTCTGTTTTAGAGGATCAGTTTTCCAGGATGCAAACTGCTAACCATTTGCTGTTGATTAAGGACTATGTGAGCTTGTTAGGTGTGACGTTGCGTCGGTATGGATATTTGGTTGACCCGTTGCTTGATGTTCTAAGCAAACACAGGGATAAGTACCACGAGCTGTTGTTGTCGGATTGTCGTAAACAGATTGCTGAAGCTCTTTCGGCTGACAAATTCGATCAGATGTTGATGAAGAGAGAATATGAGTATTCCATGAATGTTCTTTCGTTTCAGATACAGACGTCTGATATCATACCGGCTTTTCCATATGTTGCACCATTTAGTTCGACAGTGCCAGATTGTTGCCGCATTGTTAGGTCCTTTATTGAGGATTCTGTGAGTTTCATGTCGTATGGCGGGCAGCTTGATTTCTTTGATGTTGTGAAGAAGTATTTGGATAGGTTGTTGAGTGAGGTTTTGGATGGGGCTCTTTTGAAGCTTATCAGTACATCTATTCATGGGGTCTCCCAGGCAATGCAAGTAGCCGCTAATATGGCTGTCATGGAGCGAGCTTGTGATTTCTTCTTCCGACATGCTGCTCAGCTTTCTGGAGTGCCCTTGAGAATGGTAGAGAGGGGGCGGAGGCAGTTTCCGCTATGCAAAGCCCGTGATGCAGCAGAAGACACGCTCTCTGGGCTGCTTAAACAAAAAGTGGATGGGTTCATGACGTTGATTGAGAATGTGAACTGGATGGCCGATGAGCCTTGGCCGAATGGGAATGAATATGTGAATGAGGTGATCATTTATTTGGAAACTCTGGTTTCCACTGCTCAGCAAATATTGCCTCCTCAGGTTCTCAAACGAGTTTTGCAAGATGTCCTTTCTCACATATCGGAGAAGATAATAGGGGCTTTACTTGGGGACACAGTTAAGAGGTTTACCGTACATGCAATTATGGGCATTGATGTGGATATTCGATTACTGGAATCTTTTGCAGATAATCAAGCTCCTCTACTCTCAGATGAGGAAGCAAATCAGTTGAAAACGGCACTTACTGAGTCGAGGCAATTAGTTAACTTACTCTTAAGCAATCATCCAGAGAATTTTCTTAATCCGGTAATCAGGGAGAGGAGTTACAATACCTTGGACTACAGAAAAGTAGTGCTTATTTCAGAAAAGTTGAGGGATCCTTCAGAGCGGCGATTTGGAACCTTTGGTAGCCGGGGAAGCAGGCAGAACCCCCAGAAGAAATCTCTAGATGCATTGATTAAGAGACTCAAGGAT ATGGCATAA
- the LOC103413400 gene encoding protein SENESCENCE-ASSOCIATED GENE 21, mitochondrial, translated as MARSFSNAKFLSALVVDGFSSSISRRGYAAGSQGVASSVVRGGGAATPRSVNVAKKNSGEEKVGSTSKVSWVPDPKTGVYGPENGAEKIDAAELRAALLKKH; from the exons ATGGCTCGTTCTTTCTCCAACGCTAAGTTTCTCTCTGCTCTCGTCGTCGACGGTTTCTCTAGCTCTATCTCCAG ACGTGGATATGCGGCGGGTTCGCAAGGAGTTGCATCGAGCGTGGTGAGAGGAGGAGGTGCTGCTACTCCCAGAAGCGTAAACGTGGCGAAGAAGAATTCCGGTGAAGAAAAGGTGGGCTCCACCTCCAAGGTCTCGTGGGTCCCCGACCCAAAAACCGGGGTTTACGGACCCGAGAACGGCGCCGAGAAGATCGACGCTGCCGAGCTGCGCGCGGCGCTCTTGAAGAAgcattaa